Proteins co-encoded in one Paracrocinitomix mangrovi genomic window:
- a CDS encoding nucleotide pyrophosphohydrolase — translation MTIKEAQKLVDNWINEYGVRYFNELTNMAQLTEEVGEVARIIARRYGEQSEKESDKAKDLGDEMADVLWVLICLANQTGIDLEEALKKNLDKKTKRDNTRHKENEKLK, via the coding sequence ATGACCATAAAAGAAGCTCAAAAGTTGGTAGATAATTGGATTAATGAATACGGGGTTCGTTATTTTAATGAGTTGACAAATATGGCTCAGCTTACAGAAGAAGTAGGCGAAGTTGCTCGAATCATTGCCAGAAGATACGGCGAACAATCAGAAAAAGAATCTGACAAAGCTAAAGACCTTGGTGATGAGATGGCGGATGTTTTATGGGTGCTGATCTGCTTGGCAAATCAAACAGGCATTGATTTAGAAGAGGCTTTGAAGAAAAATCTGGATAAGAAAACAAAGCGAGATAATACTCGCCACAAAGAAAACGAGAAGTTAAAATAA
- the rfaE2 gene encoding D-glycero-beta-D-manno-heptose 1-phosphate adenylyltransferase, with the protein MQWLNQIHNKIITSDQLSKTVSQFRDSGKKIVFTNGCFDILHKGHVTYLAKAAELGDVLIVGINSDASVQRQGKGEDRPVNKFDGRSVVLAALGFVEAVIEFDDDTPIALIEEIKPDVLVKGADYDPAETDPQNKKYIVGREVVIDNGGVVKVIDLVEGFSTTNIINKLQK; encoded by the coding sequence ATGCAATGGCTCAATCAGATTCATAATAAAATCATTACTTCAGATCAGTTAAGTAAAACTGTTTCACAATTCCGTGATTCAGGTAAGAAGATTGTTTTTACTAATGGTTGTTTTGATATCCTGCACAAAGGACATGTTACCTATTTGGCAAAAGCAGCTGAATTAGGAGATGTTTTGATAGTGGGGATAAATTCAGATGCTTCTGTACAACGTCAGGGAAAGGGAGAGGATAGACCGGTTAATAAATTTGATGGTAGGTCAGTTGTGCTGGCTGCTTTGGGTTTTGTAGAAGCAGTAATTGAGTTTGATGACGATACTCCTATTGCTTTGATCGAAGAAATTAAACCGGATGTTTTAGTAAAAGGTGCTGATTATGATCCGGCTGAAACAGATCCTCAGAACAAGAAGTACATTGTAGGCAGGGAGGTAGTGATAGATAATGGAGGTGTAGTAAAAGTAATTGATCTGGTTGAAGGATTTTCAACAACTAACATCATAAATAAGTTGCAAAAATGA
- a CDS encoding lysylphosphatidylglycerol synthase transmembrane domain-containing protein: MKSKLINILKILLPLGFGIFLIWLFYDALCEDQKADLFDAFGRVDYFWVVLALVFSFLSHASRAYRWKYLLDPLGHKVSYWSAYHALMIGYIVNLVFPRAGEPFRAGVISKTENVPFKKGFGTIIAERAIDVVMLGIVTLVMLGLQINKIDLFQAKIETFQAGEMGCGNAMVFTVLGQIVKWVIILGFLAVVLGTIFMKSLRKKIKDFALGVIEGLKSVLKTKYKLQFIGHTFFIWIMYILMFSVCFFAIEETSDLGIDAMLAGFVAGTIGIVLVQGGIGVYPAFVGLIVTIYIAPDLPGIHPAALALGWIIWTSQTLMMIVLGLISLAINGKNIKFDRDAMAQSDS; encoded by the coding sequence TTTAATCTGGTTGTTTTATGATGCTTTATGTGAAGATCAAAAAGCAGATTTGTTTGATGCTTTTGGTCGTGTAGATTATTTCTGGGTTGTTTTAGCTTTAGTGTTCAGCTTTCTTTCTCATGCAAGTAGAGCGTATAGATGGAAGTATTTGCTAGATCCTCTAGGTCACAAAGTATCTTATTGGAGTGCATATCATGCTTTAATGATTGGTTATATAGTAAACCTGGTTTTTCCGAGAGCAGGAGAGCCTTTCAGAGCTGGAGTTATTTCTAAAACAGAAAATGTACCTTTTAAGAAAGGATTTGGAACCATCATTGCTGAAAGAGCTATTGATGTGGTGATGTTGGGAATTGTTACCCTGGTAATGTTAGGGCTTCAAATCAATAAAATTGACCTTTTTCAAGCAAAAATAGAAACTTTTCAAGCGGGTGAAATGGGTTGTGGAAACGCAATGGTTTTTACAGTGCTTGGACAAATTGTAAAATGGGTGATCATCCTTGGTTTCCTGGCGGTAGTGCTTGGGACTATTTTCATGAAGTCTTTGAGAAAAAAGATCAAAGATTTTGCGCTTGGTGTAATAGAAGGCTTAAAATCTGTACTCAAAACCAAGTATAAACTTCAATTTATTGGTCATACATTTTTTATCTGGATCATGTATATCCTGATGTTTAGTGTTTGCTTTTTTGCAATTGAAGAAACTTCAGATTTGGGTATAGATGCTATGTTGGCCGGTTTTGTTGCCGGTACAATTGGAATAGTCTTGGTTCAGGGTGGAATTGGAGTTTATCCTGCTTTTGTTGGATTGATAGTAACCATCTACATAGCGCCTGATTTGCCTGGAATTCATCCTGCTGCACTGGCACTTGGTTGGATAATTTGGACATCTCAAACATTGATGATGATCGTTCTTGGTTTGATTTCTCTGGCCATCAATGGGAAAAACATTAAATTTGATCGAGATGCAATGGCTCAATCAGATTCATAA